The sequence CTCACGCCCCAATCGCGGAGGCGATAGTTCACGCGGCGCACGCCATGGCCTTCGGCTTCGAAACGCGTGGCGAGCGCTTCGAACACCTGGCCGTAGTCCATGCCGTCGAACTCGCCGGAATTCACCAGCATGCCGCGCTCGGTGTAAGCCGCGTCTTCCTGGATCCCGCGCTCGAAGTCCTGCAGGACCTCCACGGCCGCGCGCGTGTCGTACACATCGAGCGAACCGCCGCCGTGCAGCGCCGCGTCCATCGGATCGGCGTGCGTGGATACGTCCTTGCCGATCTCCTCGATCGCATCGCGCACTTCCACCGGCACGATGACCATGCGGATCGGCAGGCTGTACTGCTTCGCGAATTCCCAGTCGCGCTGGTCATGGCCGGGCACGGCCATCACCGCGCCGGTGCCGTAGCCCATCAGCACGAAGTTGGCGACGTAGATCGGCAGCGCTTCGCCCGTGATCGGGTGCAGCGCGCGCAGGCCGGTGTCGCGGCCGCGCTTGGCCTGGGTTTCCAGCTCCGCTTCGGTGGTGCCGCCCAGCTTCAGTTCATCGATGAAGGCCGCCAGCGAGGGATCGCTCGCGGCCGCGCGCTGCGCGAGCGGGTGCTCGGCGGCGATGCTCACGAAGGTCACGCCCATCAGCGTGTCGGGACGCGTGGTGAACACGTGCAGCTTCTCGTCGCTGCCTTCCACGTCGAAGGCGAACTCCAGGCCTTCGCTGCGGCCGATCCAGTTGCGCTGCATCGTGCGCACGGCATCGGGCCAGCCCGGCAGCGCATCGAGGCCGTCGAGCAGTTCCTGCGCGTAGTTGGTGATGCGCAGGAACCACTGCGGGATCTCGCGCTTCTCCACGATCGCACCCGAGCGCCAGCCGCGCCCGTCGATCACCTGCTCGTTGGCGAGCACGGTGTGGTCGACCGGATCCCAGTTGACGACCGAATTCTTGCGATATGCCAGCCCCTTCTTCAGCAGGCGCACGAACATGCGCTGCTCGTGCACGTAGTAGGCCGGCGTGCAGGTGGCGAATTCGCGCGACCAGTCGATGGCGTAACCCATCGTCTTGAGCTGCTCGCGCATGTGGGCGATGTTGGCGTAGGTCCACTTCGCCGGCGCGGTGTTGTTCTTGATCGCCGCGTTCTCGGCCGGCAGGCCGAATGCGTCCCAGCCCATCGGTTGCAGCACGTTGCGGCCGTTCATGCGCTGGAAGCGGCTGATCACGTCGCCGATGGTGTAGTTGCGCACGTGGCCCATGTGCAGCGCACCGGAGGGGTACGGCAGCATCGACAGGCAGAAGAACTTCGGCTTTTCGCTGGCTTCGTCGACTTCGAAAGCGCGCGTGTCGGCCCAGTAACGCTGGGCGGCGGATTCCAGGACGCGGGGGTCGTACGCGGCGGCGTCGTGCGGAGCGGCAGACATCGGGGGAGTCAAGGCATCGCGAACAGGGCCGGACAGCCTACCAGCCCGCGCATCGGACGGGCACCCGCGCCTGCATTGCCGCGGGCCTCGCGGAGCTCTACGGTAGCCGGACCTCCAGGGGGACACGTGCCATGGCCCGACCGACGCTGCTGCTCCTTCCGCTGCTGCTCGCCTCCCGCATGCCCGGGTCCCATCCCCTGGGGGCGCCCGGGGTCACCGCGCAATGAGCATGGAGTGGACCGGTTACGTGGCCGCGACGCTGACCACGGTCGCCTTCCTGCCGCAGACGCTCAAGACGCTGCGGACGAAGGACACGCGCGGGATCTCCCTGCGCATGTACGTGGTGTTCACCGCCGGCGTGGCGATGTGGCTGTGGTACGGGTTCGTCCTGCAATCCTGGCCGATGATCCTGGCGAACGTGGTGACGCTCATCCTGTCGACCTCGATCCTCGTGATGAAGATCCGCTGGGGCTGAGCGCTTCCGGAATCGGAATATCCCGACATGCGCACGCGGGCGATGCCGACTGACCGCGGCCGCGCGCCTGCCTAACGTGGAGCCTCCCCAACACGAGGAGGCTCCATGTCCACCAGCATCCGCCACACTACGCGCGCCACCGGCCTGGCCGTCGCCCTGTTCGCCTCGGTCGCATCCGCCAACACCGGCACCATCCGCTTCGAAGGGCGCCTGACCAACGCGACCTGCGAAGTCCTCGGCGGCACCGAAGCCTTCGGCCCCAACTTCACCGTGGTCCTGCCGACGGTGAGCACCGCGCAGATGAACGTCGGCGAATTCGCGGGGCGCACGCGCTTCCCGATGAAGCTGCAGAACTGCACGGACGTCGTCGGCACCGTGCGTGCGCACTTCGACGCGGGCGCCACGATCGACGCGAACTTCCGCACCTTGCGGCCGAACAACGGCGGCCCGGTGCATTTCGCGCTCTTCGACGAAGACGGCACGCGCCTGGCGATCGGCGAGCACCCGCAGGCGGGCGGCACGCCCGCGACGCCGCTCGGCACCGGCTACGCCGCCAACGACACGATGTACTACGAGGTCGCCTACCACCGCGTCGGCGCGGCCGCGCCGGTGGCCGGCGACTTCTTCTCCACCGTCACCTACTCCCTCAAGTACGACTGACGTGCGGGCGTTCGCGAAACCGATGGCGCGCGCGTTGCTCTCGTGCGCCGTCCTCTTTTCCTTGCCGATGCACGCCAGCGTTGTGGTCTCGAGCACGCGCGTGATCTATCCCGCCGATGCGCAGGACATCACCGTGCGGCTGACCAATCGTCGGCCCGTGCCCGCGCTGGTCGAGGCGTGGATCGAGCACGACGGTGCGCACGCAACCTCCGGCGTCGTTCCGTTCGCGATCACGCCACCGCTGTTCCGCCTGGACGCGGGGAAGGGCCAGGCCTTGCGCGTGCACCGACTGCCGGCCCCGTTGTCGTCGGATCGCGAATCGCTGTTCTGGCTCAACGTGCTCGACGTGCCCGCGGACGCACCGAGAGTCGTCGACGGCACGGCGCTCAAGATGGCCGTGCGCAGCAAGCTCAAGCTGTTCGTGCGCCCGCCGGGCCTGGCCGGCAGTGCGAATCGCGCGCCGGGGCGACTGACCTGGCGTTTGGTCGAAGACGACGGCGTTCCCGAGCTGCGGATCGACAATCCGACGCCGTTCCACGTCACGATCTCGCGCGTGCTCGTCGGTGGTGCGCTGGATTTCCGCGGCGACATGGTCGCGCCGTTCGGGCAATTGGCGTTGTCGCTGGAGGCGGTGAACCTGGCAGGCGCGGCGATCGAAGCACGCGTGCGCGCTGATGCGTTGCGCGCCGCCGGACGCGTGGAATTCCACAGTGTCGACGATGCGGGCGGGCTCGTTCCGCACACGGCGCGGGTGGGCCATGGCGCTCGATGAGCCTCCGCAAGGCCATGGGCGTCCTCGCGTCCCTTGCGGGCACGGCGATGGCGCCGCTCGCGGGTGCAATGCCGCAAGACGTCGCGACGACCGTGCGATTCGAGCCTGCCTTCTTCCGCCATGTGCGCGGGCGCGGCGAAACAGGCATCGACCTGGCGCTGCATGCAGCGGGTCCGCACGTTGCGCCGGGCCTGCACGCACTCGACGTGGTGCGCAATGGTCGCCCCTTCGGGCGACA comes from Lysobacter sp. KIS68-7 and encodes:
- a CDS encoding SemiSWEET transporter; this translates as MSMEWTGYVAATLTTVAFLPQTLKTLRTKDTRGISLRMYVVFTAGVAMWLWYGFVLQSWPMILANVVTLILSTSILVMKIRWG
- a CDS encoding molecular chaperone, encoding MHASVVVSSTRVIYPADAQDITVRLTNRRPVPALVEAWIEHDGAHATSGVVPFAITPPLFRLDAGKGQALRVHRLPAPLSSDRESLFWLNVLDVPADAPRVVDGTALKMAVRSKLKLFVRPPGLAGSANRAPGRLTWRLVEDDGVPELRIDNPTPFHVTISRVLVGGALDFRGDMVAPFGQLALSLEAVNLAGAAIEARVRADALRAAGRVEFHSVDDAGGLVPHTARVGHGAR
- the leuS gene encoding leucine--tRNA ligase; this translates as MSAAPHDAAAYDPRVLESAAQRYWADTRAFEVDEASEKPKFFCLSMLPYPSGALHMGHVRNYTIGDVISRFQRMNGRNVLQPMGWDAFGLPAENAAIKNNTAPAKWTYANIAHMREQLKTMGYAIDWSREFATCTPAYYVHEQRMFVRLLKKGLAYRKNSVVNWDPVDHTVLANEQVIDGRGWRSGAIVEKREIPQWFLRITNYAQELLDGLDALPGWPDAVRTMQRNWIGRSEGLEFAFDVEGSDEKLHVFTTRPDTLMGVTFVSIAAEHPLAQRAAASDPSLAAFIDELKLGGTTEAELETQAKRGRDTGLRALHPITGEALPIYVANFVLMGYGTGAVMAVPGHDQRDWEFAKQYSLPIRMVIVPVEVRDAIEEIGKDVSTHADPMDAALHGGGSLDVYDTRAAVEVLQDFERGIQEDAAYTERGMLVNSGEFDGMDYGQVFEALATRFEAEGHGVRRVNYRLRDWGVSRQRYWGCPIPVIYCPKCEAVPVPEDQLPVLLPEDVAFSGVQSPIKADPEWRKTTCPNCGGPAERETDTFDTFMESSWYYARYTSPGAADMVDARADYWTPVDQYIGGIEHAILHLLYFRFYHKLLRDAGLVHSNEPATNLLCQGMVIAETYYRETEDGAKDWINPADVDVERDERGRITGARLSADGQAVHIGGIEKMSKSKNNGVDPQAMVERFGADTVRLFSMFAAPPEQSLEWNEAGVEGMARFLRRFWREVVTHAAQPDHPEVDAATLDAAQKTLRRQLHETIQKVGDDYGRRHSFNTAIAALMELLNHVAKFTDMSDQGRAVRHEALQAMVLLLNPVTPHVSHALWQVLGHKETLVEDVPFPQADPAALVRDALTLAVQVNGKLRGTIEVSPDAPREAIEAAALAEPGVARFLEGQSVKKVIVVPGKIVNIVAAGA
- a CDS encoding fimbrial protein, whose protein sequence is MSTSIRHTTRATGLAVALFASVASANTGTIRFEGRLTNATCEVLGGTEAFGPNFTVVLPTVSTAQMNVGEFAGRTRFPMKLQNCTDVVGTVRAHFDAGATIDANFRTLRPNNGGPVHFALFDEDGTRLAIGEHPQAGGTPATPLGTGYAANDTMYYEVAYHRVGAAAPVAGDFFSTVTYSLKYD